One segment of Eretmochelys imbricata isolate rEreImb1 chromosome 5, rEreImb1.hap1, whole genome shotgun sequence DNA contains the following:
- the ANKRA2 gene encoding ankyrin repeat family A protein 2 has product MASSTNLDVGAQIIVEECTSSYSLSHMTDIKVEHQLDSTTEEGPAQSVAMGMKFILPNRFDMNVCSRFVKSLNEEDSKNIQDQVNSDLEVASVLFKAECNIHTSPSPGIQVRHVYTPSTTKHFSPIKQSTTLTNKHRGNEVSTTPLLVNSLSVHQLAAQGEMLYLATRIEQENVINHKDEEGFTPLMWAAAHGQIAVVEFLLQNGADAQILGKGRESALSLACSKGYTDIVKMLLDCGVDVNEYDWNGGTPLLYAVHGNHVKCVKILLENGADPTIETDSGYNSMDLAVALGHRSVQQVIEAHLLQLLQNIKE; this is encoded by the exons ATGGCATCTTCAACAAATCTAGACGTTGGGGCACAGATAATTGTGGAAGAGTGCACCAGCAGCTATAGTCTGTCTCACATGACAGACATTAAAGTAGAGCATCAGCTTGACTCCACCACAGAAGAAGGCCCAGCTCAGAGTGTCGCCATGGGAATGAAATTCATTTTGCCTAATAGATTTGATATGAATGTCTGTTCTCGGTTTGTGAAGTCATTGAATGAAGAAGATAGTAAAAATATTCAAGACCAGGTCAACTCTGACCTTGAAGTGGCGTCTGTCTTATTTAAAG CTGAATGCAACATCCATACTTCCCCTTCTCCTGGAATTCAAGTAAGACATGTCTACACTCCATCAACAACTAAGCATTTTTCGCCCATAAAACAGTCAACTACTTTAACTAACAAACATAGGGGAAATGAGGTCTCTACAACACCTCTCCTTGTAAATT CTCTGTCAGTTCACCAGCTGGCTGCTCAAGGGGAAATGCTTTATTTGGCCACACGTATTGAACAAG aaaatgtaaTCAACCATAAAGATGAAGAAGGTTTTACCCCTCTGATGTGGGCCGCAGCACATGGGCAGATAGCAGTGGTAGAGTTTCTGCTTCAGAAT ggtGCAGATGCTCAGATTTTGGGGAAAGGGCGAGAAAGTGCACTGTCATTGGCCTGTAGTAAGGGATACACGGATATTGTCAAAATGCTGCTTGATTGTGGAGTTGATGTAAATGAATATGACTGG AATGGAGGGACACCTCTTCTATATGCAGTACATGGAAACCATGTGAAATGTGTGAAAATTCTCTTAG AAAATGGTGCTGATCCAACTATTGAGACAGATTCTGGTTATAATTCCATGGATTTGGCTGTGGCTTTAGGCCATCGTAGCG TTCAACAGGTTATTGAGGCTCATTTATTGCAGCTCCTTCAAAATATCAAGGAGTAA